The Paenibacillus sophorae genome has a segment encoding these proteins:
- a CDS encoding sensor histidine kinase: MLALGATWVWLWSRRIANYIQTLDAVIDAAISGRGPVTNYDETALSSMEHKLLRYISVSQANEQTIQIEKNKIKTLISDISHQAKTPLSNIIVYSQLLEEIPGLDKEPRHYVKNIKVQSGKLDWLIQSLIKLSRLETGMISLQIEARPLLQTITKSLSQVYVLAESKQIEIRIDCAPQLMARHDAKWTTEALFNLLENAVKYTKPTGSIQITAESNEMFTRVDISDTGIGIGKEELPHVFKRFYRGQQAREAEGVGIGLFLAREIITAQGGHITVTSESGKGTVFSLFFPQL, translated from the coding sequence ATGCTGGCACTTGGAGCCACGTGGGTATGGTTATGGAGCCGCCGCATTGCGAACTATATCCAGACATTGGATGCTGTAATTGATGCTGCGATTTCGGGCCGGGGGCCTGTCACCAATTATGACGAGACGGCTCTCTCTTCCATGGAACATAAACTCCTGCGATACATAAGCGTCTCCCAAGCAAATGAGCAAACTATTCAAATCGAGAAAAATAAAATCAAAACGCTGATTTCAGATATTTCCCATCAGGCCAAGACTCCCCTCTCCAATATCATAGTGTACAGCCAATTGCTTGAGGAAATACCAGGGCTGGACAAGGAGCCGCGGCATTATGTAAAGAACATTAAAGTACAATCGGGCAAGCTGGACTGGCTTATCCAATCTTTGATCAAGCTGTCACGGCTGGAAACCGGGATGATCTCGCTGCAGATCGAAGCAAGGCCGCTTTTGCAAACCATTACAAAGTCGCTGTCTCAAGTGTATGTCCTGGCGGAAAGCAAACAAATTGAGATTCGGATTGACTGCGCGCCGCAACTCATGGCCCGGCATGATGCCAAATGGACAACCGAAGCGCTTTTCAACTTGTTAGAGAATGCAGTGAAATACACGAAGCCAACCGGCAGTATTCAAATCACAGCTGAGAGTAATGAAATGTTCACCCGCGTGGATATCTCGGATACGGGAATCGGAATCGGTAAGGAGGAACTGCCTCATGTTTTCAAGCGGTTTTATCGGGGACAGCAGGCGCGTGAAGCCGAAGGCGTTGGAATCGGGCTGTTTCTGGCGCGGGAGATTATTACGGCACAAGGCGGTCATATCACAGTAACCTCGGAGTCCGGTAAAGGCACAGTGTTCTCACTCTTTTTCCCCCAGCTGTGA
- a CDS encoding response regulator transcription factor, which produces MKTLLIVEDDRSLNKGIALTLSQNDLTINQAYDLATAKQMITSYKIDLIILDINLPDGSGLDFCEELRRTSQVPVIFLTSNDMESDIVTGFALGGDDYITKPFSLMVLRARVMAVLRRTDPYREDTAAIGPFFFNFGKMEYYKHGCPLILSKTEQKLLKVLIANAGNILTREQLIDKTWSQDAEFVDENALTVAIKRLRAKLEDELSSPRYIKTVYGLGYMWTEGQHP; this is translated from the coding sequence ATGAAAACCTTATTAATCGTCGAAGATGACCGCAGCTTAAACAAAGGAATTGCGCTCACCCTTTCCCAGAATGATCTAACCATCAATCAGGCTTACGATTTAGCTACGGCCAAGCAGATGATTACCTCTTATAAAATCGATCTCATTATTCTGGACATCAACCTGCCGGACGGCAGCGGGCTGGATTTCTGCGAGGAACTCCGCAGAACGTCGCAGGTGCCTGTTATTTTCCTCACCTCCAACGATATGGAGTCCGACATTGTGACCGGCTTTGCGCTGGGTGGCGACGATTATATCACCAAGCCGTTCAGCCTGATGGTGCTGCGGGCCAGGGTGATGGCCGTTCTGAGACGGACCGATCCGTACAGGGAAGATACGGCAGCGATAGGTCCATTTTTTTTTAATTTTGGCAAAATGGAGTACTACAAACATGGCTGCCCTTTGATCCTCAGCAAAACCGAGCAAAAACTATTGAAAGTTTTGATTGCTAACGCGGGTAACATTTTGACCAGAGAGCAGTTAATAGATAAAACGTGGTCCCAGGATGCTGAATTTGTAGATGAAAATGCATTGACGGTGGCAATCAAACGGCTTCGGGCCAAACTGGAGGACGAGCTTTCTTCACCGAGATATATTAAAACGGTCTACGGACTGGGTTACATGTGGACAGAAGGACAACATCCATGA
- a CDS encoding flotillin family protein, with the protein MPDFLLIPVVVIAVLIVLGLAFWARYRTVGPDEAMIVTGSFLGSNHISDDGSGRKIKIVRGGGAFILPVFQKAEFMSLLSHKLDVTTPEVYTEQGVPVIADGVAIIKVGSSVEDVATAAEQFMGKPIESLKAEAQEVLEGHLRAILGTMTVEEVYRNRDRFAQEVQGVAARDLKKMGLQIVSFTIKDVRDKHGYLEALGKPRIATVKRDAEIAEAEALRDARIKKAIAEEQGQKAELMRDTNIAEASRDNQLQIAAFKRDQDTAKADADQAYHIQEARAKQTAVEEQMKVELVRKMREIDLQEKEIQIREKQYDAEVKKKAEADRYAVEQAAEAEKARKMREADALQYSIETQAKATAEQKRLEGQAVADAERAKGTADAEVIRLRGLAEAEAKEKLAEAFQKFGEAAVLDIIVKMLPELAGRIAQPLSSIDKLTVVDTGNGEGAARVSNYVTGLMATAPEMLKSVSGIDVEGLIKGLTKTGAQPSGGAPAAIPEQAVSVQAAPTPVKPQE; encoded by the coding sequence TTGCCTGATTTTTTATTGATTCCTGTGGTAGTCATTGCTGTCTTGATTGTTCTAGGCCTGGCCTTCTGGGCGCGTTACAGAACGGTCGGTCCGGACGAAGCGATGATCGTGACCGGCTCCTTTCTGGGCAGCAACCATATTTCCGATGACGGCTCCGGCAGGAAAATTAAGATTGTGCGCGGCGGAGGGGCTTTTATTTTACCGGTGTTCCAAAAGGCCGAATTCATGTCGCTGCTGTCCCATAAGCTCGATGTAACGACCCCGGAGGTCTATACGGAGCAGGGGGTTCCCGTAATCGCAGACGGCGTGGCCATCATCAAAGTGGGCAGTTCGGTGGAAGATGTCGCAACGGCGGCCGAGCAGTTTATGGGCAAGCCGATTGAATCGCTGAAGGCGGAGGCGCAGGAGGTACTCGAAGGTCACTTGCGCGCCATTCTGGGAACGATGACGGTGGAGGAAGTATATAGAAACCGCGACCGGTTCGCCCAGGAGGTGCAGGGCGTTGCGGCGCGCGATCTGAAGAAAATGGGACTCCAGATCGTTTCATTCACCATCAAGGATGTGCGGGACAAGCACGGCTATCTGGAAGCGCTCGGCAAGCCGCGGATCGCCACCGTCAAGCGGGATGCGGAAATCGCCGAGGCCGAGGCGCTGCGCGATGCGAGAATCAAGAAGGCTATCGCCGAGGAGCAGGGGCAGAAAGCCGAACTGATGCGTGACACGAACATCGCGGAAGCATCGCGCGACAATCAACTGCAGATCGCCGCGTTTAAGCGGGATCAGGACACGGCCAAGGCAGACGCCGACCAGGCTTACCACATCCAGGAAGCCCGCGCCAAGCAGACGGCGGTGGAGGAGCAGATGAAGGTCGAGCTCGTCCGCAAGATGCGGGAAATTGATCTGCAGGAGAAGGAAATCCAGATCCGCGAGAAACAGTATGATGCGGAAGTGAAGAAGAAAGCCGAAGCGGACCGCTATGCGGTGGAGCAGGCGGCGGAAGCCGAGAAGGCGCGGAAGATGCGGGAAGCCGATGCGCTGCAGTACAGCATCGAGACGCAGGCCAAGGCGACCGCGGAACAGAAGCGGCTCGAAGGCCAGGCTGTCGCGGACGCCGAGCGCGCCAAAGGTACGGCGGATGCCGAGGTTATCCGTCTGCGCGGTCTGGCCGAAGCGGAAGCGAAGGAGAAGCTGGCGGAGGCGTTCCAGAAATTCGGTGAGGCGGCTGTGCTGGACATTATCGTTAAGATGCTGCCAGAGCTGGCCGGCCGCATTGCGCAGCCGCTGTCGTCCATTGATAAACTGACGGTGGTCGATACGGGGAATGGCGAGGGCGCGGCCCGTGTCAGCAATTATGTAACCGGGCTTATGGCGACGGCGCCGGAAATGCTGAAGAGCGTCTCGGGCATTGATGTGGAAGGGCTGATCAAGGGGCTGACGAAGACCGGTGCGCAACCCTCCGGAGGAGCGCCGGCAGCTATCCCCGAGCAGGCTGTCTCTGTACAGGCCGCGCCTACCCCAGTGAAACCGCAAGAGTAG
- a CDS encoding helix-turn-helix domain-containing protein codes for MSLTERRNLKYRPRQPSFEKSLSTYTEFIEPVPSFLSGGIQYYGYHLDALNINRIFVLPDGCVDIVICCYPNRPSGNICGSIVRRRQGIFVRSDCDYFTIRFLPGYAEQFLKFPVSEFTENEIPVQNVLPHAAELLEMIASQLTFKDRIHAFENFCRQYYREQLEVPNLVQYLTDKILASQGTVQIGELSAETGYSTRYMHKTFERYVGVSPKLFSRIIRFQHVLKALEDPSKEKTFGRILELGYFDQNHFIKEFKEFSAVTPKKYIQQSSGQLLF; via the coding sequence ATGAGCTTGACCGAACGACGCAATTTGAAGTACCGGCCACGTCAGCCTTCCTTCGAGAAGTCGCTGTCCACTTACACGGAATTTATTGAGCCGGTCCCTTCCTTTTTGAGCGGAGGCATTCAGTATTATGGATATCATCTCGATGCCTTGAATATCAACCGAATATTCGTCCTGCCAGACGGCTGCGTAGATATCGTCATCTGCTGCTACCCGAACAGACCCTCCGGAAATATATGCGGAAGTATCGTCCGAAGACGACAGGGGATATTCGTCAGATCCGATTGCGATTATTTTACGATCCGGTTTCTGCCGGGTTATGCGGAGCAATTTCTCAAATTCCCGGTCAGCGAGTTCACCGAAAACGAAATTCCCGTTCAGAACGTACTGCCTCATGCAGCCGAGCTGCTTGAAATGATTGCTTCTCAGCTCACTTTCAAGGATCGTATTCACGCTTTTGAGAACTTCTGCCGCCAGTATTACCGCGAACAGCTGGAAGTCCCGAATCTGGTTCAATATTTAACGGATAAAATCCTTGCCAGCCAGGGAACGGTGCAAATCGGCGAGCTTTCCGCGGAAACGGGATACTCCACAAGGTACATGCACAAAACCTTCGAGCGGTATGTCGGAGTCTCGCCAAAGCTGTTCAGCCGCATTATCCGGTTTCAGCATGTGCTGAAAGCTCTGGAAGATCCGAGCAAAGAGAAGACGTTCGGACGCATTCTTGAACTCGGATATTTCGATCAAAATCATTTTATTAAGGAGTTCAAGGAATTCAGCGCCGTTACGCCTAAAAAATACATTCAGCAATCCTCGGGCCAGCTGCTGTTCTGA
- a CDS encoding glutathione S-transferase family protein, whose translation MTKVQSTASEFTREIGGGGNFIRQTNRFVTPFGDGPDKLPVETGRYRLLWAPICPWAHRAIIVRKLLGLEEAISVGTANPVRTEQGWEFSLDEGGVDPVLGIRYLPDIYKETDPDYQGRATVPTVVDIKTRKVVNNDYFRLTNDLETAWSALHKEGAPDLYPEKLRGEIDALNDILFHEVNNGVYKAGFARTQEAYEQAYDTLFARLDELEKRLASSRYLFGSFITDSDVRLYVTLARFDIAYYSVFRTNRNRLVDFPHLWGYARDLYQTPGFGDTTDFEAIKRGYHLGDISNNPYLLLPKGPDLSVWLTPHNREQLA comes from the coding sequence ATGACAAAGGTCCAGAGTACAGCATCCGAATTTACGCGTGAGATCGGCGGCGGCGGTAATTTTATTCGTCAGACCAATCGTTTTGTCACACCTTTCGGCGATGGTCCGGACAAGCTTCCGGTTGAGACCGGCCGCTACCGCCTGTTATGGGCTCCAATTTGCCCCTGGGCACATCGCGCCATTATCGTCAGAAAGCTGTTGGGGCTTGAAGAAGCAATTAGCGTAGGAACCGCCAATCCGGTTCGGACGGAACAAGGATGGGAATTCTCGCTGGACGAGGGAGGGGTGGACCCGGTACTTGGAATCCGCTACCTGCCTGATATTTATAAAGAGACAGACCCTGACTATCAGGGCCGCGCAACCGTTCCGACGGTAGTCGATATTAAGACACGGAAAGTCGTTAACAACGATTATTTCAGACTGACCAATGATCTGGAAACCGCCTGGTCGGCTTTGCATAAGGAAGGAGCCCCGGATTTATATCCAGAGAAGCTTCGCGGGGAGATCGACGCTTTAAACGATATTCTTTTTCACGAGGTAAACAATGGCGTATACAAAGCGGGCTTCGCCCGTACGCAGGAAGCTTATGAACAGGCCTACGACACTTTGTTCGCCCGGCTGGATGAGCTGGAGAAGCGGCTGGCTTCAAGCCGGTACCTGTTTGGCAGCTTTATCACGGACTCTGATGTTCGGCTGTATGTTACGCTTGCCCGGTTTGATATTGCCTATTATTCCGTCTTTCGGACGAACCGGAACCGGCTTGTCGACTTTCCTCATTTATGGGGCTATGCCCGCGACTTATATCAGACTCCCGGTTTTGGGGATACGACGGATTTTGAGGCGATCAAGCGAGGCTACCATCTGGGGGATATATCAAACAATCCTTATCTGCTGCTGCCGAAAGGCCCAGATTTATCCGTATGGTTAACCCCTCATAATCGCGAGCAGTTGGCATAA
- a CDS encoding GNAT family N-acetyltransferase: MNYNIQNHCLNTDWERVAGLIAHFGISEAPPETHKKAFEHSYAVTFVYDQERLIGFGRAVSDGVSQAVLYNIVVDPDYHGNGLGRKIIEDLLKAVGHCDVILYTHPDKVSFYTHLGFRRMRTGMALYLEEGKKEEMEFIE, translated from the coding sequence ATGAACTACAACATTCAAAATCATTGTCTGAATACGGATTGGGAGAGGGTTGCCGGACTGATAGCCCATTTTGGAATATCGGAGGCTCCTCCCGAGACCCATAAGAAAGCTTTTGAACACAGCTATGCCGTTACTTTTGTCTATGATCAGGAGCGCTTGATCGGGTTCGGACGGGCTGTCTCGGATGGTGTTTCACAGGCGGTTCTGTATAACATCGTTGTGGACCCCGATTATCACGGGAATGGGCTGGGACGTAAGATCATCGAGGATTTATTGAAGGCTGTCGGACACTGCGACGTTATTTTGTATACCCATCCCGACAAAGTGAGCTTCTATACCCATCTTGGCTTCCGGAGAATGAGAACCGGCATGGCGCTGTATCTGGAGGAGGGCAAGAAAGAGGAAATGGAGTTTATCGAGTAG
- a CDS encoding glutathione S-transferase family protein: MNAISKHPVFANELRADGSFVPQSNLFTVPFGYGPGEHRPEAGRYRLLWMKACPYAHRAVIVRKLLGLDKVISLGTASHFRTEYGWEFSLDEGGVDPVLGIRYIKEIYDRADPHYKGRPTVPIVVDIITGQGANSDYFRLTNYLETVWSDFHMEGAPDLYPEESRGDIDALNDVIFRDVNSGVYKAGFAHSQEAYERAYDTLFARLDELERHLQTNRYLFGNRLTDSDVRLYTTLARFDAAYYSVFNTNRNRLIDFPNLWGYARDLYQTPGFGDTTDFAAIRNSYHASPHLRGFAGNPSGIYPKGPDDRLWNTPHGREKLSKG, from the coding sequence ATGAACGCGATCAGTAAGCATCCGGTATTCGCAAATGAGCTGCGCGCCGACGGTTCTTTTGTCCCTCAATCGAATCTGTTCACCGTCCCTTTCGGCTATGGTCCCGGCGAACACCGGCCGGAAGCGGGGCGCTATCGATTGCTCTGGATGAAGGCATGTCCATACGCCCACCGGGCGGTCATTGTCCGTAAGCTGCTCGGTCTGGATAAGGTGATCAGTCTCGGCACGGCAAGTCATTTCCGTACGGAGTACGGGTGGGAATTTTCATTGGACGAGGGCGGCGTCGATCCGGTGCTGGGCATCCGCTACATTAAGGAAATTTACGACCGGGCCGATCCGCATTATAAAGGCCGTCCTACGGTCCCTATTGTGGTTGATATCATCACCGGACAAGGTGCCAACAGCGACTATTTCAGACTCACCAATTATCTTGAAACGGTCTGGTCGGATTTTCACATGGAAGGGGCGCCGGATCTGTATCCGGAGGAATCGCGCGGAGATATCGACGCTTTGAACGATGTGATTTTCAGGGATGTCAACAGCGGAGTGTACAAAGCGGGCTTTGCCCATTCCCAGGAAGCCTACGAGCGGGCCTATGATACGCTGTTTGCCCGTCTGGACGAGCTGGAACGGCATCTTCAGACCAACCGTTACCTCTTCGGCAATCGGCTTACGGACTCGGATGTGCGTTTGTATACTACACTCGCCCGGTTCGACGCCGCTTATTATTCTGTATTCAATACGAATCGGAACCGTCTCATCGATTTCCCGAACTTATGGGGCTATGCCCGCGATTTGTACCAAACTCCGGGTTTTGGGGACACGACGGATTTTGCCGCGATCCGGAACAGCTATCACGCTTCGCCGCATCTCAGGGGATTCGCTGGCAACCCCAGCGGTATTTACCCCAAAGGACCGGATGATCGTCTCTGGAATACCCCGCACGGGCGGGAAAAATTAAGCAAAGGGTGA
- a CDS encoding glutathione S-transferase family protein, with protein MTKQVKENPAEIVRDGSFIRQQNRFTSVFGEGPGELAVQAGRYRLIWSAACPWAHRAVIVRRLLGLEDAIGLGTVDPIRPNLPHTDWAFTLDEGGVDPVLGIRYLSEAYLKADPGYTGRPTVPAIVEIESGKVVNNDYFRLTNHLETTWAPLHKEEAPNLYPEHLRGEIDTLNDTIFHEVNNGVYKAGFARSQEAYEKAYTALFHRLDELEKHLSTQRYLFGDALTDSDVRLYTTLVRFDAAYYTAFRCNRQRLADYAHLWAYARDLYQTPGFGDTTDFEAIKKHYHLSALIAAEGSNPYRILPKGPDLSVWNEPHGRGQGKES; from the coding sequence ATGACGAAACAGGTGAAAGAGAATCCGGCAGAAATCGTGCGTGACGGTTCCTTTATCCGGCAGCAGAACCGATTTACCAGCGTTTTCGGCGAAGGTCCGGGAGAGCTTGCAGTTCAGGCCGGACGCTACCGGCTGATCTGGTCCGCCGCTTGTCCCTGGGCGCATCGCGCAGTAATCGTTCGCCGGCTTCTCGGACTGGAGGACGCCATCGGTCTTGGCACTGTGGACCCGATTCGTCCGAATCTGCCGCATACGGATTGGGCTTTTACGCTGGATGAGGGCGGCGTCGATCCCGTACTTGGCATCCGCTATTTGAGCGAAGCCTACTTGAAGGCCGATCCCGGCTACACGGGACGTCCCACCGTTCCGGCTATTGTGGAGATTGAATCGGGGAAAGTGGTCAACAACGATTACTTCCGGTTGACGAATCATTTGGAGACGACGTGGGCACCGCTGCATAAGGAAGAAGCGCCGAATCTGTATCCCGAGCATTTGCGCGGGGAAATCGATACGCTGAACGATACGATCTTCCACGAAGTGAACAATGGCGTATACAAGGCTGGCTTTGCCCGCTCGCAGGAAGCGTATGAAAAAGCCTACACCGCCCTGTTTCACCGTCTTGATGAACTGGAGAAGCATCTCTCCACGCAGCGTTACCTGTTCGGGGATGCCCTAACGGATTCGGATGTACGGCTGTATACGACCCTGGTCCGGTTTGACGCCGCCTACTATACCGCATTCCGCTGCAACCGTCAGCGGCTTGCCGATTACGCGCATTTGTGGGCGTATGCAAGAGATTTGTATCAGACTCCCGGGTTCGGGGATACGACCGATTTTGAAGCGATCAAGAAGCACTACCATCTGTCCGCTCTTATCGCTGCTGAAGGGTCCAATCCCTACCGGATTTTGCCCAAAGGCCCGGACTTATCAGTATGGAACGAGCCGCATGGCCGCGGACAGGGAAAGGAGTCCTGA
- a CDS encoding iron-containing alcohol dehydrogenase family protein produces MITLKAPYVYMNESGALAKAGALVAELGQKAYLIGGDTALRRVQGPLLASLHSAGIETVTEVNQGEVSRFNIEDYAWKTSEIGPDVLIATGGGLVLDLVKAVGDRTGIPVVAVPTIAATCAAWSALSILHDDEGRADGALFLTRSPAVVIADSDVLAEAPKRYFASGIGDTLAKWYEVALNLKEGAGHPDILLSLAPAKLALDIIERFGPEAYSQAGSGKAGKAFREVTDAIVMLTGLAGTINGKAGRALVAHAIHDSFTHLPDTHDTLHGEKVGFCLIVQSILEGRSDIKELTAALRRYNLPATLAELGVHEHVDDKIRKVAESTQIIPSAEGFAFPTDSGRLTQAIWAADAAGRAALPNGTISANKIVPDRTLFPYYPY; encoded by the coding sequence GTGATAACTTTAAAGGCTCCTTACGTATATATGAATGAATCGGGAGCATTGGCGAAGGCGGGAGCTCTTGTCGCAGAACTGGGACAGAAGGCGTACCTGATTGGCGGCGACACCGCTCTGCGCAGAGTACAAGGCCCGCTGCTTGCCAGCTTGCATTCGGCCGGAATAGAAACCGTTACGGAAGTTAACCAGGGGGAGGTTAGCCGTTTTAATATCGAAGATTACGCCTGGAAGACGTCCGAGATCGGTCCGGATGTTCTGATTGCCACGGGCGGAGGGCTGGTTCTGGACCTTGTAAAAGCGGTAGGGGATCGTACGGGAATTCCCGTAGTTGCTGTACCGACTATAGCGGCTACCTGCGCGGCTTGGTCCGCTCTGAGTATCCTGCACGACGATGAAGGAAGAGCTGACGGCGCTCTTTTTCTGACGCGTTCACCCGCTGTTGTCATCGCCGATTCCGATGTGCTGGCCGAAGCGCCGAAGCGATATTTTGCCTCAGGAATTGGCGACACGCTGGCGAAATGGTATGAAGTTGCCCTGAATTTAAAAGAAGGGGCGGGTCATCCGGACATATTGCTTAGCCTTGCGCCCGCCAAGCTGGCGCTGGATATTATCGAGCGTTTCGGCCCCGAGGCTTATTCGCAGGCGGGCAGCGGCAAAGCCGGAAAGGCATTCCGGGAAGTAACCGATGCCATTGTTATGCTGACCGGGCTGGCCGGTACGATAAACGGGAAAGCGGGACGCGCGCTGGTGGCGCACGCCATTCACGACAGCTTCACCCATCTGCCCGATACGCATGATACGCTGCACGGGGAGAAGGTAGGATTTTGCCTCATTGTTCAATCGATTCTTGAAGGACGAAGCGATATCAAAGAGCTGACTGCGGCGCTTCGGCGCTACAATCTGCCAGCCACGCTGGCGGAACTTGGAGTACATGAACATGTCGATGACAAGATCCGCAAGGTGGCCGAATCGACGCAAATTATTCCTTCCGCCGAAGGATTTGCATTTCCTACGGACAGCGGCAGGTTGACCCAAGCGATTTGGGCCGCGGATGCGGCAGGCCGTGCGGCATTGCCCAATGGGACAATATCCGCCAATAAGATAGTGCCAGATAGGACGTTATTTCCATATTATCCATATTAA
- a CDS encoding ABC transporter substrate-binding protein: MNKIQYAKSQFFIVMLVIVALMAALTGCSSNTASSENNGTAGSGAESTAEESQATASATGSTVDLSNVTLRIGQVGWPEWEEGFKAAGLLETPYKLEFSVFQGGNLELEAIAADQLDFAITSEIPPIFASQATNQGNFKIVGVQKWNTLLQELVIPKDSPIKSVAELKGKKVAYVQNTTSQYFLAKMLESAGLTWKDIVPVKLTTAEGLTALVGGKVDALASYSNSITAAHQNGATTLASAKDILSGNFPINVNVNAINDPAKHAAVADFLQRLTKYYAWTRANQEKWAEITAEKTHQKKEDVLGTLINGDKQRPLALEAISEGAIASQQDIADTLTSLGQLPGKIEVSGVWSHDFDSDIASILAAK, encoded by the coding sequence ATGAACAAGATCCAATATGCAAAGAGTCAATTCTTTATCGTTATGCTTGTTATCGTCGCTCTAATGGCAGCTTTGACCGGATGCTCCTCCAATACCGCATCTTCCGAAAATAACGGAACAGCCGGTTCGGGTGCTGAGAGTACCGCCGAAGAGAGTCAGGCAACGGCGTCTGCTACTGGTTCCACCGTCGATCTGAGCAATGTAACACTGAGAATCGGTCAGGTTGGCTGGCCTGAATGGGAGGAAGGCTTTAAAGCGGCAGGCCTGCTTGAAACTCCTTATAAGCTGGAATTCAGCGTGTTTCAGGGCGGGAATCTGGAGCTTGAAGCCATAGCGGCCGACCAGCTCGACTTCGCAATAACCAGTGAAATTCCGCCGATTTTCGCTTCACAGGCGACTAATCAGGGCAATTTCAAAATTGTTGGCGTGCAAAAATGGAATACGTTGCTCCAGGAGCTGGTCATTCCAAAAGACTCGCCGATTAAATCGGTGGCGGAGTTGAAGGGGAAAAAGGTGGCCTACGTTCAAAATACGACTTCTCAATATTTCTTGGCCAAAATGCTGGAATCCGCGGGGCTGACCTGGAAGGATATCGTACCGGTCAAGCTGACAACGGCCGAAGGATTGACTGCGCTGGTTGGAGGCAAGGTGGATGCGCTCGCCAGCTACAGCAACTCGATTACGGCTGCGCACCAGAATGGAGCTACTACGTTGGCAAGCGCGAAGGATATTCTCTCCGGTAACTTTCCGATTAATGTCAATGTGAACGCGATTAACGATCCGGCCAAACATGCGGCGGTGGCTGATTTTCTGCAGCGGTTGACCAAGTACTATGCATGGACCCGAGCCAATCAGGAGAAGTGGGCCGAAATCACGGCAGAGAAGACCCATCAGAAAAAAGAGGATGTTCTAGGTACGCTCATCAATGGGGATAAACAGCGTCCGCTTGCTCTGGAGGCCATATCGGAAGGTGCGATTGCTTCACAGCAGGATATCGCTGATACGCTGACTTCCCTTGGACAACTGCCGGGTAAAATCGAAGTGTCGGGTGTATGGAGCCATGATTTTGATTCGGATATTGCCAGCATTCTGGCTGCGAAGTAA
- a CDS encoding ATP-binding cassette domain-containing protein yields the protein MERTVQGASLQTEGLEKKFGDVSVLKGMELTVEPGEFIAVVGKSGCGKSTLLRLIAGLERPTSGTARLDGKPVSGIDPQARVLFQESRLLPWKRVIENVRLGATGRDRDRALEALRLVGLEARAQDWPGVLSGGQQQRVALARAIAGQPRLLLLDEPFGALDALTRLDMQKLIERLWAEQHFTVLLVTHDVSEAVALADRVILVEDGRITMDERIALGRPRLRDSGFAHYENVILKRVMNVTDDTVYPKTKEFQYSI from the coding sequence GTGGAGAGAACGGTTCAAGGAGCTTCTTTGCAGACAGAAGGGCTGGAGAAAAAGTTCGGGGACGTATCCGTGCTCAAAGGAATGGAGCTGACGGTGGAGCCGGGTGAATTCATCGCCGTTGTGGGAAAAAGCGGATGCGGCAAAAGTACGCTGCTCCGTCTGATTGCCGGGCTGGAAAGGCCGACCTCCGGGACGGCCCGGCTGGACGGCAAGCCGGTTAGCGGAATCGACCCGCAGGCGCGGGTGCTGTTCCAGGAATCCCGTCTGCTCCCGTGGAAGAGGGTTATCGAAAATGTCCGGCTTGGCGCAACGGGCAGAGACCGGGACAGGGCGCTGGAAGCGCTGCGGCTTGTCGGGCTGGAGGCTCGCGCGCAGGACTGGCCCGGCGTGCTGTCGGGCGGACAGCAGCAAAGGGTCGCTCTTGCGCGGGCGATCGCGGGCCAACCGCGATTGCTGCTGCTGGACGAGCCGTTCGGCGCGTTGGATGCTTTAACCAGGCTGGACATGCAGAAGCTGATCGAACGTCTATGGGCGGAACAGCATTTTACCGTCCTGCTTGTGACGCATGATGTTAGCGAAGCTGTGGCGCTGGCGGACCGTGTCATTCTGGTTGAAGACGGGCGGATTACGATGGATGAGCGAATCGCGCTGGGCCGTCCGAGACTCAGAGATTCCGGGTTTGCGCATTACGAGAATGTGATTTTGAAGCGCGTTATGAACGTGACGGATGATACGGTCTATCCTAAAACGAAGGAGTTCCAATACTCTATCTGA